From Motacilla alba alba isolate MOTALB_02 chromosome 9, Motacilla_alba_V1.0_pri, whole genome shotgun sequence, a single genomic window includes:
- the HES1 gene encoding transcription factor HES-1, producing the protein MPADLMEKSSASPVAATPASVNATPDKPKTAAEHRKSSKPIMEKRRRARINESLGQLKTLILDALKKDSSRHSKLEKADILEMTVKHLRSLQRAQMTAALSTDPTVLGKYRAGFSECMNEVTRFLSTCEGVNTEVRTRLLGHLASCMTQINTMNYPAPPPPPPLPPAAAFGPPLVPPGSGVGPLPGMPCKPGADAAKMYGGFQLLPASDGQFAFLIPSTAFAPGGAVLPLYGGPPTAATAASPPGPPPGTADSVWRPW; encoded by the exons ATGCCGGCCGACCTGATGGAGAAGAGCAGCGCCTCGCCGGTGGCCGCCACCCCCGCCAGCGTCAATGCGACGCCCGACAAGCCGAAGACGGCGGCGGAGCATCGCAAG TCCTCTAAGCCCATCATGGAgaagcggcggcgggcgcgcaTCAACGAGAGCCTAGGGCAGCTGAAGACGCTCATCCTGGACGCGCTGAAGAAGGAT AGCTCCCGGCATTCCAAGCTGGAGAAAGCCGACATTCTGGAGATGACCGTCAAGCACCTGCGGAGCCTCCAGCGAGCCCAGATGACTG ctgccctgagcacagACCCCACAGTACTGGGCAAGTACCGAGCTGGCTTCAGCGAGTGCATGAACGAGGTGACGCGGTTCCTCTCCACCTGCGAGGGCGTCAACACTGAGGTGCGCACCCGGCTCCTGGGCCACCTGGCCAGCTGCATGACCCAGATCAACACCATGAACTACCCTGCgccccccccgccgcccccgtTGCCACCAGCCGCAGCCTTTGGGCCCCCCCTGGTTCCTCCAGGCAGTGGTGTGGGGCCACTCCCGGGCATGCCCTGCAAGCCGGGTGCCGATGCAGCCAAGATGTACGGtggcttccagctgctgccagcctctgaTGGGCAGTTTGCCTTCctcatccccagcactgcctttgCTCctggtggagctgtgctgcctctgtATGGCGGCCCACccacagctgccactgctgcctcGCCGCCAGGCCCGCCACCTGGCACGGCCGACTCAGTCTGGAGACCCTGGTGA